In Morganella morganii, the following are encoded in one genomic region:
- a CDS encoding metal ABC transporter permease gives MTELLLQPFEYNYMVKAIWVSGIVGAVCAFLSAYLMLKGWSLMGDALSHSVVPGVAGAYALGFPYSVGAFFTGMLAALSMTFVRHLTRLREDAVIGFIFSTFFAAGLLIVSLNPTSVNVQTIIMGNILGIADEDMLQVEIIIAVSFLVLMFIWKDLLVVFFDETHARSIGLNPLALKIIFFTLLSACTVAALQTVGAILVIAMVITPGATAYLLTDQFKKLLIIAVVLGAVTSSAGAYISYFLNGATGGMIVTLQTIVFMIAFFFAPKHGMLSARRRARRESAKLRQETNS, from the coding sequence ATGACAGAGCTGTTACTTCAGCCGTTTGAATACAACTATATGGTGAAAGCCATCTGGGTGAGCGGTATTGTGGGCGCGGTGTGTGCCTTTCTGTCCGCTTACCTGATGCTCAAGGGCTGGTCACTGATGGGAGATGCCCTCTCCCACTCTGTGGTTCCCGGTGTGGCGGGGGCTTACGCTCTCGGTTTCCCCTACTCTGTCGGTGCGTTCTTCACCGGGATGCTCGCTGCCCTTTCCATGACCTTTGTCCGGCATCTGACCCGCCTGCGGGAAGATGCGGTGATCGGGTTTATATTTTCCACCTTCTTTGCCGCCGGTCTGCTGATCGTTTCCCTGAACCCGACCTCTGTGAATGTACAGACCATTATTATGGGGAATATCCTCGGGATTGCCGATGAGGACATGCTGCAGGTGGAAATTATTATTGCGGTTTCTTTCCTCGTACTGATGTTCATCTGGAAAGATCTGCTGGTGGTTTTCTTTGATGAAACCCATGCCCGCTCTATCGGCCTGAACCCGCTAGCACTGAAAATTATTTTCTTTACCCTGCTCAGTGCCTGTACTGTCGCGGCACTCCAGACAGTCGGGGCGATTCTGGTGATTGCGATGGTGATTACCCCGGGAGCCACTGCCTATCTGTTAACCGATCAGTTTAAAAAATTACTGATTATCGCCGTCGTTTTAGGAGCAGTCACCAGCAGTGCCGGTGCCTACATCAGTTATTTTCTGAACGGCGCGACCGGCGGCATGATTGTGACCTTACAGACTATTGTTTTCATGATTGCCTTCTTCTTCGCACCAAAACACGGCATGCTCTCCGCCCGCCGCCGTGCCCGTCGTGAATCAGCAAAACTGCGTCAGGAGACAAACTCATGA
- a CDS encoding metal ABC transporter substrate-binding protein, translated as MLCCCLPCARSAGMPLRRRKKFKVVTTFTIIQDMAQNVAGDAAVVESITKPGAEIHDYQPTPKDIMRAQDADLILWNGLNLERWFERFFENLQDVPAVVITEGITPNSIRGGAYNGNPNPHAWMSPTNALMYIENIRAALVKHDPANAETYNKNAAEYAAKIKALDAPLRARLANIPENQRWLATSEGAFSYLANDYGFQEVYLWPINAEEQGTPQQVRHMIDTVREYKIPVVFSESTISDKPAKQVAKETGAEYGGVLYVDSLSAADGPVPTYIDLLNTTVDTIAKGFHQ; from the coding sequence ATGCTGTGCTGCTGCTTACCCTGTGCGCGGTCGGCGGGTATGCCGCTGCGGCGGAGAAAAAAATTTAAGGTCGTAACCACCTTCACCATTATTCAGGATATGGCGCAGAATGTGGCCGGTGATGCCGCTGTTGTGGAATCCATCACCAAACCCGGTGCCGAAATCCATGACTACCAGCCAACCCCGAAAGACATTATGCGGGCGCAGGATGCGGATCTTATCCTGTGGAACGGCCTGAATCTGGAGCGCTGGTTTGAGCGCTTCTTTGAAAATTTACAGGATGTCCCGGCGGTTGTCATTACCGAAGGTATTACCCCTAATTCCATCCGTGGCGGCGCCTATAACGGTAACCCGAACCCGCATGCCTGGATGTCCCCGACCAATGCCCTGATGTACATCGAAAATATCCGGGCTGCGCTGGTAAAACATGACCCGGCGAATGCGGAAACCTACAATAAAAATGCGGCTGAGTATGCCGCGAAGATAAAAGCACTTGATGCCCCGCTCCGTGCCCGTCTGGCCAATATCCCGGAAAATCAGCGCTGGCTGGCGACCAGTGAAGGCGCATTCAGTTATCTGGCCAATGACTACGGTTTTCAGGAAGTATACCTGTGGCCGATTAACGCAGAAGAGCAAGGTACACCGCAACAGGTCCGCCACATGATTGATACCGTCCGCGAATATAAAATTCCGGTTGTATTCAGCGAAAGCACCATTTCCGACAAACCGGCTAAACAGGTCGCCAAAGAAACCGGTGCAGAGTACGGCGGCGTACTGTATGTGGACTCCCTGTCTGCCGCTGACGGCCCTGTTCCGACCTATATTGATCTGCTCAATACCACTGTAGATACTATCGCCAAAGGATTTCATCAATGA
- a CDS encoding fructosamine kinase family protein → MWQAAGRILSEHFGEHSFSDKKQLDGGEIHRSRSARYGDHPVFIKYNRRDMLQVFKTEAEQLDALSRSRTLTTPAVYGVGSTKEFSFLIMEYLPLKPFDSHSAYMFGQQLARLHQWHEQPRYGFDEDNLLGTNPQPNAWDKKWASFFAEKRIGWQLQLAKEKGIIFGDIDSIIRRVQQKLSDHQPQPSLLHGDLWPSNCAAVADGGTVAFDPACYWGDRECDLAMLSFFPELPMQILDGYQQVWPLESGFLERQPLYQLYYQLHRSHLFGDRYYQSAQTIIDDILAG, encoded by the coding sequence ATGTGGCAGGCAGCAGGACGTATACTCAGTGAACATTTCGGCGAACACTCGTTCTCTGACAAGAAACAACTCGATGGCGGTGAAATCCACCGTTCCCGGAGTGCCCGTTACGGCGATCATCCGGTTTTTATCAAATATAACCGGCGTGACATGTTGCAGGTATTCAAAACCGAGGCGGAGCAGCTTGATGCTCTCAGCCGCAGCCGTACACTGACAACCCCCGCCGTTTATGGTGTCGGGTCGACAAAAGAGTTCAGCTTCCTGATTATGGAATATCTGCCGCTGAAGCCTTTTGATTCCCATTCCGCCTATATGTTCGGGCAGCAGCTGGCGCGTCTGCACCAGTGGCATGAACAGCCCCGTTACGGTTTCGATGAAGATAACCTGCTGGGTACCAATCCCCAGCCGAATGCCTGGGATAAAAAATGGGCTTCTTTCTTTGCTGAAAAACGGATTGGCTGGCAGTTACAGCTGGCGAAAGAAAAAGGTATCATCTTCGGCGATATTGACAGCATTATCCGGCGTGTACAGCAAAAGCTGTCTGACCACCAGCCGCAGCCATCCCTGCTCCACGGCGATCTGTGGCCGTCAAACTGTGCGGCGGTGGCTGACGGCGGAACAGTCGCGTTTGACCCGGCGTGTTACTGGGGTGATCGTGAGTGTGATCTGGCGATGCTCTCTTTTTTCCCTGAGCTGCCGATGCAAATCCTCGACGGCTATCAGCAGGTCTGGCCGCTGGAAAGTGGTTTCTTAGAGCGCCAGCCGCTCTATCAGCTCTATTATCAGCTTCACCGCAGCCATTTATTTGGCGATCGTTATTATCAGAGTGCGCAGACGATTATTGACGATATTCTCGCCGGTTAA
- a CDS encoding metal-dependent hydrolase → MTAEGHLLFSVASVVMVHQLQISPDISQGDWLHLIPGALAGALLPDIDHPKSMLGQWVRFISVPISRLCGHRGFTHSLLAILTGVILFRTQLPVSWSVPADFYQAVIVGYLSHLAGDMLTTAGIPLLWPVRWRFCIPLLGSKANKRAERSVALVVLVASFYLPAHWEVWWDHVRELILAQISARL, encoded by the coding sequence ATGACAGCTGAGGGTCACCTGCTTTTCTCTGTCGCTTCTGTAGTGATGGTTCATCAGCTTCAGATTTCGCCTGATATCAGTCAGGGGGACTGGCTGCACCTGATCCCCGGCGCCCTCGCCGGTGCTCTGCTGCCGGATATCGATCATCCTAAATCCATGCTGGGTCAGTGGGTTCGCTTTATTTCAGTGCCAATCTCCCGCCTGTGCGGCCACCGGGGTTTCACCCACAGTCTGCTGGCAATTCTGACCGGCGTTATTCTGTTCCGCACACAACTGCCGGTCAGCTGGTCTGTTCCGGCAGATTTTTATCAGGCCGTGATTGTCGGGTATCTCAGCCACCTGGCCGGCGATATGCTGACGACCGCCGGGATCCCGCTGTTATGGCCGGTACGCTGGCGTTTCTGCATCCCGCTGCTGGGCAGCAAAGCCAATAAACGGGCGGAACGCAGTGTGGCGCTGGTTGTACTGGTGGCCTCGTTCTATCTGCCTGCTCACTGGGAGGTCTGGTGGGATCATGTCCGGGAACTGATACTGGCTCAGATATCGGCCAGGCTATAA
- a CDS encoding manganese/iron ABC transporter ATP-binding protein → MSDQFSKPQLVVDNATVTYNNGHTAIFDASFSIEGGSICALVGINGSGKSTLFKTIMGLVTPTQGRVTLNDEPVRAALKKNVIAYVPQTEEVDWNFPVLVSDVVMMGRYGKMGFLRIPGKEDKKAVADALERVGLTGLGHRQIGELSGGQKKRVFLARALAQNGKVLLLDEPFTGVDVKTENAIIDLLRSLREEGHLVLVSTHNLGSVPEFCDHVILINRTVLDSGPTATTFTQKNLERTFGGVLRHINLSGPDLHDDDDPRSLTVITDDERAAVFYGHQDNLTVKTGSKEEQP, encoded by the coding sequence ATGAGTGATCAATTCAGCAAACCACAGCTGGTTGTCGATAACGCCACTGTCACTTATAACAACGGCCATACCGCGATTTTTGATGCCAGTTTCAGCATAGAGGGCGGCTCTATCTGCGCCCTCGTCGGTATTAACGGCAGCGGTAAATCCACCCTGTTTAAAACTATTATGGGGCTGGTCACACCGACACAGGGCCGGGTGACACTGAATGATGAACCGGTGCGTGCTGCGCTGAAAAAGAATGTGATTGCCTATGTCCCGCAGACAGAAGAAGTGGACTGGAACTTTCCGGTCCTGGTCTCTGATGTGGTGATGATGGGCCGTTACGGAAAAATGGGTTTTCTGCGCATTCCCGGTAAAGAAGACAAAAAAGCTGTCGCCGATGCACTGGAACGTGTCGGCCTTACCGGGCTGGGTCACCGTCAGATAGGCGAGCTTTCCGGCGGTCAGAAAAAGCGTGTGTTTCTGGCCCGTGCCCTGGCACAGAACGGCAAAGTATTGCTGCTGGATGAGCCGTTTACCGGCGTGGATGTCAAAACAGAGAATGCCATTATCGATTTATTGCGCTCACTGCGCGAAGAGGGGCACCTGGTGCTGGTCTCCACCCACAACCTCGGCAGTGTGCCGGAGTTTTGTGACCATGTGATTCTGATAAACCGTACTGTACTCGACAGCGGCCCGACCGCCACCACGTTTACCCAGAAAAACCTGGAAAGAACCTTCGGCGGAGTGCTGCGTCATATCAATCTGTCCGGGCCGGATCTGCATGACGACGATGACCCGCGTTCACTGACCGTTATTACCGATGACGAACGCGCCGCTGTCTTCTACGGCCATCAGGATAATCTGACGGTGAAGACCGGCAGTAAGGAAGAGCAGCCATGA
- the hxpB gene encoding hexitol phosphatase HxpB, with amino-acid sequence MSHTLPVQAAVFDMDGLLIDSEPFWLQSENQVFSSIGLDMSLRDKLPDLLGLRIDQVVELWYQVSPWQTPSKEEVIQRIIDSTIAMVEKERPLLPGVEHALSLCQSQGLKIALASASPLYMLESVLEMFNIRHYFDAVVSAGDLPYSKPHPQVYLNAAEALGVPPVQCVALEDSVNGMIACKAARMRSIVVPSAEMAADPRWSLADYRLSSLSELTAAMVR; translated from the coding sequence ATGTCCCACACCTTACCGGTACAGGCCGCTGTTTTTGATATGGATGGTTTACTGATTGACTCCGAGCCATTCTGGCTTCAGAGCGAAAATCAGGTTTTCAGCAGCATCGGCCTGGATATGTCACTGCGGGATAAGCTGCCCGATTTGCTGGGTCTGCGTATCGACCAGGTCGTGGAGCTGTGGTATCAGGTTTCGCCGTGGCAGACTCCCTCTAAAGAAGAGGTCATTCAGCGGATTATTGATTCCACAATTGCCATGGTGGAAAAAGAGCGTCCGCTTCTGCCCGGTGTGGAACATGCGCTCTCCCTGTGTCAGTCACAGGGACTGAAAATTGCTCTGGCTTCCGCCTCGCCGCTCTATATGCTGGAATCTGTGCTGGAGATGTTTAATATCCGCCATTATTTTGATGCGGTGGTGTCTGCCGGTGATCTGCCCTACAGCAAGCCGCATCCGCAGGTTTATCTGAATGCCGCTGAAGCACTGGGTGTTCCGCCGGTGCAGTGCGTGGCGCTGGAAGATTCCGTTAACGGTATGATTGCCTGTAAAGCCGCCCGCATGCGCTCCATTGTGGTTCCGTCCGCTGAAATGGCCGCCGACCCGCGCTGGTCACTGGCAGATTACCGCCTGTCATCGCTCAGCGAACTGACTGCGGCTATGGTCCGCTGA
- a CDS encoding YniB family protein gives MTLQQARWVAVFKRVAGWVVFIPALISTIVSLLKLAHQQSTGSDKINAVIGDFINVVTEMIRVNTPFLNTFWNNSPVPDKLLGFEGHNLSFLLIYILMFVGLALSASGIRMSRQVKFIRENIEDQAIIENARESGKTPADLIAKIRIPNHTIFRQIFVLYVLPVFIGAIAWFLIKFLNW, from the coding sequence ATGACGCTGCAACAGGCACGCTGGGTTGCTGTATTTAAACGGGTGGCAGGCTGGGTGGTTTTTATTCCGGCCCTGATCTCAACCATTGTTTCGTTACTGAAACTGGCTCATCAGCAGAGTACCGGCAGTGATAAAATTAATGCCGTTATCGGGGATTTTATCAATGTGGTGACGGAAATGATCCGTGTGAATACACCGTTCCTGAACACATTCTGGAATAACTCCCCTGTACCGGATAAATTACTCGGTTTTGAAGGTCACAATCTGAGTTTTTTACTGATTTATATCCTGATGTTTGTGGGGCTGGCGCTGAGTGCATCCGGTATCCGTATGTCCCGGCAGGTAAAATTTATCCGCGAGAATATTGAAGATCAGGCCATTATTGAAAATGCCAGAGAGAGCGGAAAAACACCGGCGGATTTAATCGCCAAAATACGTATTCCGAATCACACTATTTTCCGGCAAATTTTTGTGCTGTATGTGCTGCCGGTATTTATCGGCGCAATTGCGTGGTTTTTAATTAAGTTCCTTAACTGGTAA
- a CDS encoding transglycosylase SLT domain-containing protein: MKKTVSVIALALLLAGCSGSSKQSRTGSGGWITPPSSGISDYSAYPAKGSGVYPATPFDQFIRQASNRYEVDETLIRAIIEVESSYRPDVISKSNAVGLMQIKASTAGRDAYRVKGRNGEPSTRELLDPQTNIDIGTTYIRIIRDQHLAGITDPQTLNYATIVSYVNGAGALLRTFDNNRALAIEKINALSADEFYEHVQSKHPASQAPRYLWKVKNAYRALAMAD, encoded by the coding sequence GTGAAAAAAACCGTTAGTGTGATTGCTTTAGCATTATTGTTGGCGGGCTGCTCAGGAAGCAGCAAACAGTCCCGTACCGGTTCCGGTGGCTGGATAACGCCGCCATCGTCCGGCATCAGTGATTATTCCGCCTATCCGGCAAAGGGCAGTGGCGTCTATCCGGCCACTCCGTTTGATCAGTTTATCCGCCAGGCATCCAACCGTTATGAAGTCGATGAAACACTGATCCGCGCCATTATTGAGGTGGAATCGTCTTACCGGCCGGATGTGATCAGCAAATCCAACGCTGTGGGTCTGATGCAGATTAAAGCCTCAACCGCCGGGCGCGATGCCTATCGTGTGAAGGGCCGTAACGGCGAGCCGAGCACCCGTGAACTGCTGGATCCGCAAACCAATATCGACATCGGTACCACCTACATCCGGATTATCCGTGACCAGCATCTGGCCGGCATTACTGACCCGCAAACTCTCAATTACGCAACGATTGTCTCTTATGTTAACGGCGCCGGCGCATTGCTGCGTACGTTTGATAACAACCGGGCACTGGCGATTGAAAAAATTAACGCGCTGTCAGCCGATGAATTTTATGAGCATGTGCAGAGCAAACACCCTGCGTCACAGGCTCCCCGTTATCTGTGGAAAGTGAAAAACGCGTACCGCGCACTGGCGATGGCTGACTGA
- a CDS encoding metal ABC transporter permease, whose amino-acid sequence MSDFLTSLFIDPFAFPFMQRAMFAAILTGAVCAVLSCFLVLKGWSLMGDAISHAVLPGIVLAFVMGIPLIIGAFVSGLFCAFATGYLKEHSRIKEDTVMGIVFSGMFALGLVLFTRIDTEQHLTHILFGNILGITQAELRQTLIIAGLTMVVLMVKYKDFMLYCFDPNQARVIGLPVRMLHYGLLSLLALTIVASLQAVGIILVIAMLISPGIIAFLLCRSFGKMILVAILVSVSSSYIGTVVSFHIDGATGACIVLVQALYFVLALIYNQLRLSALKRRRQVA is encoded by the coding sequence ATGAGTGATTTTCTGACCTCTCTGTTTATTGACCCGTTTGCCTTTCCGTTTATGCAGCGGGCTATGTTTGCTGCTATTCTGACCGGCGCGGTCTGTGCCGTTCTCTCCTGCTTCCTGGTGCTAAAGGGCTGGTCGCTGATGGGGGATGCCATTTCCCATGCGGTACTGCCGGGTATTGTGCTGGCCTTCGTGATGGGCATTCCGCTGATTATCGGTGCGTTTGTATCAGGGCTTTTCTGTGCTTTTGCCACCGGTTACCTTAAAGAACACAGCCGGATCAAAGAAGATACCGTGATGGGGATTGTGTTCTCCGGTATGTTTGCCCTCGGTCTGGTACTGTTTACCCGCATTGATACCGAACAACACCTGACCCACATTCTGTTTGGTAACATCCTCGGGATCACGCAGGCTGAACTGCGTCAGACCCTGATTATCGCGGGGCTGACCATGGTGGTACTGATGGTGAAATACAAAGATTTCATGCTGTACTGCTTTGATCCCAACCAGGCACGGGTTATCGGACTGCCGGTCCGCATGCTGCACTACGGGCTGTTATCACTGCTGGCACTGACCATCGTCGCCTCTCTCCAGGCGGTCGGGATCATTCTGGTAATCGCTATGCTTATTTCTCCGGGTATCATCGCCTTCCTGCTGTGCCGCAGCTTCGGCAAAATGATCCTGGTGGCGATTCTGGTCTCTGTCAGCTCCAGCTATATCGGCACTGTCGTCAGCTTCCATATCGACGGCGCCACCGGTGCCTGTATTGTCCTGGTTCAGGCACTCTATTTTGTGCTGGCACTGATTTATAACCAGCTGCGGTTATCCGCCCTCAAACGCCGCAGACAGGTTGCCTGA
- a CDS encoding phosphoethanolamine transferase, whose protein sequence is MMTTRMLRIFIATAGLFLFLSVLHLSFGYEYKFIYVLSAAALFTFCLSFSRVLYVLLLTIYLLLGLIYGAVGINYGYPDVNAVGSLMYTDNGESLEYIAGLPFKTYLYLAGLLVSAGCALLMKPLKKRHQRIVLFTVFFITAFWSSSKDYIQGKSEGFVSVFKSGLPEIRFFRDSYESYVQIRKDNLRYAKVIETSDHWNPQVTETGYDTYILVIGESVRKDFMHAFGFELHPNTPWMSSRNGLFFDNYISASGSTTLSLTNALAVREGNVTNLSDNLVALANKAGFHTYWISNQHMKGIYDSPVGIMGKKAGFYHFLAPNRSDKGGPDEMLLPFVRDALAEKNGKKLIVVHLIGSHPQPCGRLTENFDKFIGSRNISCYIKSIENTDKLLSDIAAMAGQEHQRWTMAYFSDHGLLFTDKGTENTNLTHGDSMKQNFQVPFFITAFDAQSQNRITHFRSGLSMLPLLSQWMGIKEARLDNHCDWLRDTQCAGQKSVVNFKNELKSFDSLPEDNLVLP, encoded by the coding sequence ATGATGACAACACGTATGTTACGGATTTTTATTGCGACAGCCGGACTTTTTCTGTTTCTGTCGGTTCTGCATTTAAGTTTTGGTTATGAATATAAGTTTATTTATGTTCTCAGTGCGGCAGCACTGTTTACATTTTGCCTGTCATTCAGCCGGGTGCTGTATGTTCTGCTGCTGACGATATATTTACTTTTGGGCCTTATTTACGGGGCGGTGGGGATCAATTACGGTTATCCCGATGTGAATGCGGTTGGTTCACTGATGTATACGGATAACGGTGAATCACTGGAATATATTGCCGGGCTGCCTTTTAAAACCTATCTGTATCTTGCCGGGCTGCTGGTATCTGCAGGTTGTGCACTGCTGATGAAGCCGCTGAAAAAACGTCATCAGCGAATTGTACTGTTTACCGTCTTTTTTATTACCGCATTCTGGTCATCCTCAAAAGATTATATTCAGGGAAAATCGGAAGGATTTGTCTCGGTATTTAAGTCCGGTTTGCCGGAAATCCGTTTTTTCCGTGACAGTTATGAAAGTTATGTGCAAATCCGCAAAGATAATCTGCGCTATGCCAAGGTTATTGAAACCAGTGATCACTGGAATCCGCAAGTTACAGAGACCGGTTATGACACCTATATTCTTGTCATCGGTGAAAGTGTCCGCAAAGATTTTATGCATGCATTCGGTTTTGAATTACACCCGAATACACCGTGGATGAGCAGCCGTAACGGCTTGTTTTTCGATAACTATATTTCTGCGTCTGGCTCCACCACACTCTCTCTGACAAATGCACTTGCTGTCCGTGAAGGGAATGTGACAAACCTGAGTGATAATCTTGTCGCACTGGCGAATAAAGCCGGCTTTCATACATACTGGATTTCAAATCAGCATATGAAAGGCATTTATGATTCTCCGGTGGGAATTATGGGGAAAAAAGCCGGTTTTTATCATTTTCTCGCCCCGAACCGTTCGGATAAAGGCGGGCCGGATGAAATGCTGCTGCCGTTCGTCCGCGATGCGCTGGCAGAGAAGAACGGTAAAAAACTGATTGTGGTGCATTTAATCGGTTCTCATCCGCAACCCTGCGGAAGACTGACTGAAAATTTCGATAAATTTATCGGTTCCCGTAATATTTCCTGCTATATCAAAAGTATTGAGAATACCGATAAATTACTGTCCGATATTGCCGCGATGGCAGGGCAGGAGCATCAGCGCTGGACAATGGCTTACTTCTCTGACCACGGTCTGCTGTTTACGGATAAGGGCACGGAGAATACCAATCTGACACACGGCGACAGCATGAAACAAAATTTTCAGGTGCCGTTCTTTATTACTGCGTTTGATGCACAGTCACAAAACCGTATAACACATTTCCGCAGCGGATTATCGATGTTGCCGCTGCTGAGTCAGTGGATGGGCATAAAAGAGGCTAGGCTGGATAATCATTGTGACTGGTTGCGGGATACGCAATGTGCCGGCCAAAAGAGTGTGGTGAATTTTAAAAATGAACTGAAATCATTTGATTCATTACCTGAAGATAATCTGGTTCTTCCCTGA
- a CDS encoding L-cystine transporter produces the protein MNFPLISNLAIFVILLLVLMKLSSNKDWSLSKKVLTGLVIGVLFGLGLNAFYGTEHDAVKQALPWFDIVGNGYVKLLQMVIMPLVFASILSAVARLHQASSLGKISVLTIGTLLITTAIAALIGILITLAFGLTADGLIQGVKETARLTQLESQYAGKVSDLTVPQLILSFIPKNPFADLTGANPTSIISVVIFAAFMGVAALQLIKDNEERGAKVLSAIDILQAWVMKLVRLVMRFTPYGVFALMTKVVAGSNIQDIIKLGTFVVASYIAILLMFVVHGLIVGAAGINPLRFFRKIAPVLTFAFTSRSSAASIPLSVEAQTRRIGIPDSIAGFAASFGTTIGQNGCAGIYPAMLAVMVAPTMGINPFDPLWIATLVGIVTVSSAGVAGVGGGATFAALIVLPAMGLPVTLVALLISVEPLIDMGRTALNVSGSMTAGTVTSQILGQTDKTLFNNDNDEDLQQG, from the coding sequence ATGAACTTTCCATTAATCAGCAATCTCGCCATATTCGTTATTCTGCTGCTGGTGCTGATGAAGCTCAGCAGTAATAAGGACTGGAGTCTGTCCAAAAAGGTACTCACCGGTCTGGTGATCGGTGTTCTGTTCGGCCTCGGGCTGAATGCATTCTACGGCACGGAGCATGACGCAGTAAAACAGGCGCTGCCGTGGTTTGATATCGTCGGTAACGGCTATGTGAAGCTGTTACAGATGGTGATTATGCCGCTGGTCTTCGCGTCTATTCTCAGCGCGGTTGCCCGTCTGCATCAGGCATCATCGCTGGGTAAAATCAGCGTGCTGACGATCGGCACGCTGCTGATCACCACAGCAATTGCCGCCTTAATCGGTATTCTGATCACCCTCGCTTTCGGCTTAACCGCAGATGGTCTGATTCAGGGTGTGAAAGAAACCGCACGCCTGACCCAGCTGGAATCCCAGTATGCAGGCAAAGTGTCTGACCTGACCGTGCCGCAGCTGATCCTGTCCTTTATTCCGAAAAACCCGTTTGCTGACCTGACCGGTGCTAACCCGACCTCCATCATCAGCGTGGTGATTTTTGCCGCCTTTATGGGTGTGGCTGCACTTCAGCTGATTAAAGACAACGAAGAGCGCGGTGCCAAAGTGCTCAGCGCGATTGATATCCTGCAGGCGTGGGTGATGAAACTGGTGCGTCTGGTGATGCGCTTTACCCCGTACGGCGTATTTGCTCTGATGACCAAAGTGGTTGCCGGTTCAAACATTCAGGACATCATTAAATTAGGGACTTTCGTCGTTGCTTCTTATATTGCGATCCTGCTGATGTTCGTCGTTCACGGCCTGATTGTCGGCGCTGCCGGTATCAATCCGCTGCGTTTCTTCCGTAAAATCGCGCCGGTACTGACTTTCGCCTTTACCAGCCGTTCAAGTGCGGCCAGTATTCCGCTGAGTGTGGAAGCACAAACCCGCCGTATCGGTATTCCTGATTCTATTGCCGGGTTCGCAGCTTCCTTCGGTACCACCATCGGTCAGAACGGCTGTGCGGGGATTTACCCGGCCATGCTGGCGGTGATGGTTGCCCCGACCATGGGTATCAACCCGTTTGACCCGCTGTGGATTGCCACACTCGTCGGTATCGTCACCGTCAGTTCAGCCGGTGTTGCCGGTGTCGGCGGCGGTGCCACCTTCGCGGCTCTGATTGTTCTGCCTGCAATGGGTCTGCCGGTCACTCTGGTCGCGCTGCTGATCTCTGTCGAGCCGCTGATTGATATGGGCCGTACCGCCCTGAACGTCAGTGGTTCCATGACCGCCGGGACAGTCACCAGCCAGATCCTGGGCCAGACAGACAAAACCCTGTTTAATAACGATAATGACGAAGATTTACAGCAGGGATAA